GCACATGAATCTACTCTCCTTTTCGTGGTGCGTATCCGGCGACGACCGCCTGCCCTAGAGCCAGTCCCCCGTCATTGGGAGGGAGGAGGCGATGGGTATGTACGAGAAAATCCTTCTCCAGCAGTGATTGGCAAACCCCTTCGGTCAAGAGCTTGTTCTGGAAAACACCCCCGGACAGAACCACGCGGTTCAGTCCGCAACGGGAGCGGATATGGCTGCAAACATCCGCCACCGCCGCGGCAATTGTGGAATGGCAGGCACGTGCCATCTCCGCCTTCGGCCGCCCGGCGGTCACATCCTCCGCCAGCGCCCGGATCATCAACCGGAAATCGATCTCGACCGTTTCGTCCCGGCGGACAAGGATATAGGGATACACCGCAGCCGTATCGCTCTGCTCTGCCAGGGCCTCCAACTCCATGGCCGCCTGCCCCTCGTAGCTGACCTTACCCCGCACCCCCGTGAGGGCGGCCACGGCGTCGAAAAGCCGGCCGCAGCTGGAGGTGAGGGGAGAATTGATCCGCCGCTCCAACATCCGGAGATACAGCAAGCGCTCCGGCTCACCGATATCTCCGAGCCATGGGAGGGGGAGATCGAAAAGCCCGGCGCCAAAGGCATCGTAAAGGTACGACAGCGCCATGCGGAAGGGTTCCTTGACCGCCGCGTCTCCGCCTGGAAGGGGAACCTGCCGGAGATGGCCGGCACGCCGGTATCCCCCGTACCCCCCCACGAGAAACTCCCCCCCCCAGATGGTGCCGTCCGTCCCGTATCCGGTGCCGTCGAAAATGACGCCGATCACCTGGCCGTCGAGGCCGTTCTCAGCCATGCAGGAGGCCACATGGGCATGGTGGTGCTGCACCGGCACCCGGCGAAGCCCCCCTCCGAGCCCCTCGGCAAAGGAGGTGGAGAGATAGTCGGGGTGGAGATCGTGGGCAACGATGGCCGGGGTTATCTCCAGGAGCCCCTGAAGGTGTGCCGTGGTCTCCGCCAGGGAAGCCAGGGTAGCGGCATTTTTAAGGTCGCCGATGTGCTGGCTCATGACAGCCCGGTCGCCACGGGCGAGGCAGATGGTCCCCTTGAGTTCCGCCCCCACGGCGAGGACGGCCGGAAGCTCCACGGGAAGGCGCACCTCCCGCGGCACGTACCCCCTGGAGCGGCGCAGGAACAGGGGGTTCCCCCGGAAGACCCGGATGACCGAATCATCGGTACGGGTATGGATCTCCCGGTCGTGAACCAGAAAACAATCGGCTATTGCCGCGAGCCGCTCCCGGGCCTCCGCGTCCCGGTAGGCGATGGGCTCGTCGGAGAGATTGCCGCTCGTCATGACGAGGGCCGTGAACCTCCCCCGCAACAGCAGATGATGGAGCGGCGTATAGGGGAGCATTGTCCCGAAGTAGCCGCCGGCGGGTGCCACCAGGGGAGAAATGCCGTTGCCGGGCCGCTTGCGCAGGAGCACGATGGGGTGCTCTGGGCCTGCCAGGAGCCGCTCCTCCACGGCATCGGGGATGGCAAAGCTCCGCACCGCCTCCAGATCGGGGGCAATGACGGCAAAGGGCTTCTCGTCCCGGCATTTTCGGCGGCGCAACTCCCGTACCGCGGCATCGTTCAGGGCGTCCACCGCCAGATGGTAGCCGCCAATCCCCTTCACGGCGACAATCTTCCCCTGGGCCAGGAGGGCGGCGGCCGTTTCCACCGGATCCCCCGCCAGCTCGCGGTCGCCGGAGTCCACAAGCCGCAGCCGGGGGCCGCAGTCGGGGCATGCCACGGGCTGGGCGTGAAAGCGGCGGTCTCCGGGGTCCTCGTACTCGGCCCGGCAGGCATCGCAGAGGGGAAAGGATGCCATGGTGGTGTTGGGACGGTCATAGGGGGCGGCGGTGATGAGGGAATAGCGGGGGCCGCAGTTGGTGCAGGTGATGAAGGGGTAGCGGTAGCGGCGGTCAGCTGGGTCGAATAGCTCCCGGAGACAGTCGGGGCAAACATCGCCGTCAGGTGCTACCCGCACCGTCCCTGCGGACCCTTCGCTGCCGAGGATGGTGAATGCCGCATCCCCCGCAGGGGGGATATCCTCCGTGGCAAGAGAGGCAATGACCGCCAGGGGGGGCGCCCCCCCCTCGATGGCGGCAACAAAGGCGGCAAGAAGCGAAGCATCTCCTTCCGCCTCGGCCACCACTCCCGCCGTGGTGTTTTTTACCCATCCGGTGATGCCGTTGCGCTCCGCAAGGCGGAAGAGGAAGGGACGAAACCCGACCCCCTGGACAATACCCTCGATGGTTATTCTCATGCGCTTGGCGTCGATCATGGACAGATGGGCGGGGCTACCCCCTCACTGCGGCTATTTGCGTGGCCAGCCAGGCGTACCAGGCGTCCATCCCCTGGCCGGTGCGGCTGGAAATCTCGAAGATGGTAATGTTCGGGCTCACCCGGCGGGCCATCTCTTTGCACTTCTCCACGTCGAAGTCCACGTAGGGGATGAGATCCACCTTGTTAAGGAGCATCACGTCGGCGGCATGGAACATGTTCGGATACTTGAGGGGCTTGTCCTCCCCCTCGGTGACCGACAACACCACCACCTTGTGGTGCTCCCCCAGGTCGAAGGAGGCGGGGCAAACCAGGTTCCCCACGTTCTCCACCAGGAGAAGGTCCAGATTGTCCAGGTCAAACTCTTCGACGGCATGGGCCACCATGTGGGCATCGAGATGGCAGCCGGCGCCGGTGTTGATCTGTTTTACCGGTGCACCGGTGGCGGCAATGCGCCGGGCGTCGTTGTCGGTCTGCTGGTCCCCCTCGATGACGGCACAGCGGTACCGCCCCCCCAGGTCCTTCAGAGTCCGCTCCAGGGTGGTGGTCTTGCCGGAACCCGGAGAACTCACCAGGTTGAGCACGAAAATCCCCCTGGCGGCGAACAGCGCCCGGTTGTCCGCGGCAAAACGGTTGTTCCGGCCAAGGATATCGGTTTCCACCGCGATCCTACGCACCTCCTTCGCTTCTCCATGGTGGTGATCATGCTGATGGGTATGTTGATGACCGTGATGGTGGTGATCATGGGGTTTTGGCTCGCAGCCGCATGTGGTGCACATAGGTTTGGCAGTACCTCCTATCCGTAATGACATGGACGGAATCTGGCGAGGCAAAATATCCTTACCTCCCCACAACTTACGGACGAGCCTATAGTATTGGTTAAAAAAGGTCAAGCTTCCTCCCTCCCCCCTTCGCCGCGAACCGTCTCGCCTCCCTTCTCATTTGTTTTGCCGGCTCTTTGTGCTATGCTTGTCACTATTATTTTCGGTTATCAAATCGCTACGGAGAACGATCCCATGCGCACAGTCCCCCTTCTTCTCGTCGCCATTTCCGCCTGCATGACCACCGGTTGCACCATGCTCATGTCCTGGAAGAGCATTCCGCCGCCGGGCGGCTGCGACCAGTGCCACTCGGTCCCCATAAGCACCAACTGGCAGGTGGCCTACAAGGCGCCAATCCTCACCGACGAGCGGGAACGTCCCTACTTCCAGACCGAGGGGTATACCATGCCCCGGCCCGACAAGCCGGCATCGTCCCTCGATATCCGGAAGGTTGAAGAGCTCCCCTGTTTCGAATGCCACAAATCCCCGACGCCGGCTCACAAGGGGAGAATAGGCAAATTCCACCACTGATTGGAAGAAACTCCCCCATGGACAAATCAGCACGCAAGACAAAAATAATAGCCACCCTCGGGCCGGTCAGTTCATCGCCTGAAATGATGGGGAAACTGATGGAGGCGGGGGCCGACCTCTTCCGGCTCAACTTCTCCCACGGCACCAACGACCAGCGGCGGGAAACCATTGCCGTCATCCGCCGCCTTTCCGCGGCCAAAGGGAAGGAAATCGGCATCCTGGCCGACCTCCAGGGGCCCAAAATAAGGACCGGACGCATGGAGGATGGGTCAATTCCGCTCCAGAAGGGTGACATCCTCGACATCACCACCGACGAGGTAAAAGGAACCTCCTCCCTCATATCCACCATCTACAAGGCACTCCCGACGGACGTTAAGCCCGGTTCCCGCATTCTCATGGATGACGGTCTCATCGAGTTGCGGGTCCAGTCCATCGAAGGCAACCGCGTCCGCTGCATCGTGGTTGAGGGGGGGACTCTCAAGGACCTGAAAGGGATCAATCTCCCCGGCGTCCATGTTTCGGCCCCCTCCCTCTCGGAGAAGGACCTGCGCGACCTGGATTTCTGCCTGGCAGAAGGAGTCGATTACATCGCCCTATCCTTTGTCCGGACCGCCGCTGACGTGGAGGATCTTAAACGGATTCTCTTCGAGAGGGGCGTTCATATCCCCGTGGTGGCCAAGATCGAGAAACCCGAGGCCCTGCGCAATTTCAAGAGCATCCTCAAGGCGGCCGACGCGGTCATGGTGGCCAGGGGCGACCTGGGAGTGGAGATCAGCGCCGAGAAGGTTCCCCTCTTCCAGAAAAAAATCATCCGCGCCTGCAACGAAGCAGGCAAACCGGTAATAACCGCTACCCAGATGCTGGAATCCATGATCAACCACCCCCGCCCCACCCGGGCCGAGACCTCCGACGTGGCCAACGCCATTCTGGACGGCACCGATGCGGTTATGCTTTCGGGTGAAACCGCCTCGGGGCAGTTCCCCCTGGAGGCGGTTCGCACCATGGTTAAGGTGGCCCTCGACGTGGAACGCTATGCCCAGATGGAAGACGCCCCCCGCCTCCGCAGGCACGGGGCGGCCATTGCCGAAGCGGTGGCCGAAGCTGCCTGCCGCGCCGCAGTCACCGTGAACGCACGGGCTATTGCGGTCATGACCCAGTCGGGGAGCACTGCGGCCCTCATCTCCAAGTTCCGGCCGCCGCTTCCCATCATCGCCTTCACCCAGTCCCTGGAGACCAGGCGGCGCCTCTCCCTCTACTGGGGGGTGAAACCCTTCGCCATCGGCCCCATGACCGGTACCGACGAACAGATCTCCGCCGTGGAGTCGACCCTCCTCTCGGGGGGGTACCGCAAGGGCGATATCATCGTCGTCACCATGGGGGTACCGGTGGAAGCCAGGGGCTCCACAAACCTCATGAAGGTCCACAAGCTGGGGACCGGGAAGTTTTTCGAGATTTTTTAAGGGAGGACCGGTTTCATGCGCAAAGTGTTCGACGAAACGAAAATAAGCCACCTGCCCCTCCGCAACCGTTTGGTCCGTTCTGCCACCTGGGAAGGAATGTGCCGGGAAGACGGGCACCCCACGGAGAAGCTGGCGGCCTACTACGGCACCCTGGCAAGGGGAGGCGTTGGACTCATCATAACCGGTTATGCCTTTGTCCGCCCCGACGGGAAGCAGCTGCCGGGCCAGCTGGGGGCCCACGAGGACTCCTTTGCCCCCGAAGCGCGGCTTTTGACCGAAGCGGTCCACAGGGAAGGGGGCAAGATCTGCCTCCAGCTGGTCCACTGCGGCGGCCAGACCACCACCAGGGCGGCCGGTTCCCAGCCCGTGGCCCCCTCCGCCGTAAAAATCGACCAGTACCCGGAAATCCCCAGGGAACTCCCTGAAGCTGAAATTGCAGAACTGGTCGCCTCCTTTGCCGCCAGCGCCATCCGCGCCCGGGAGTGGGGGTTCGACGCGGTCCAGCTCCACGCCGCCCACGGCTACCTAATTAACCAGTTCCTCTCCCCCCTCACCAACCGCCGCAATGACAGCTACGGCGGGACCCTGGAAAACCGGAGCCGTTTCCTCCTGGAAATATGCCGGGCCGTCCGTGCCGCCGTAGGCAAGGATTTCCCCCTCATGGTGAAGCTGAACGGCTCCGACAATCTTCACGGGGGGCTCGACCTGGAAGAGGCGGTCCTGGTTGCCAGGATGCTGGACGAAGAAGGAATCGACTCCATCGAGGTTTCCGGCGGAACCCCCGCCTCCGGAGGCCAGACTCCGGTCCGCCAGGGGATAGAGACCCGGGAGCAGGAGGCCTACAATCTTCCCCTCGCCTACCGGATCAAACAGGTTGTGACCTGCCCCGTCATGGTAGTGGGCGGCTTCCGCACCTTGGAACTTGTGGAAGGGGTGATCCGCCGGGACGAAGCCGACTTCGTCTCAATTTCCCGGCCCCTTATTCGCGAGCCCAACCTTCCCCGGCGCTGGGAAGAGGGGGATGAAAGCCGGGCTCGCTGCATCTCCTGCAACGGCTGTTTCAAACCGGGGATGAAGGATGGGGGAATCTACTGCGTGGTGGACAAGGTAGAGCGGGAAAGCCGGGAGTTCTCACTCTGACCCATGGCCAACATCGCCCTTCTCGTGGTCTGTTTTCTGGCGGGTATGGTCCTCCGCCGCACCGGGCGCTTCCCCGAGAATACCCCTGCGGCCCTTAACGGCTTCATTATCCACGTTTCGCTTCCAGCTGTGGCGCTGCTGCACATACACAACCTCCGCCTCGACCTCTCACTCCTCTACACGGTCTCCATGGCGTGGCTCCTATTCGGCGCGGGGTTCCTCTTCTTCCGCACCGCGGGGCGGCTGGCATCGCTTCCCAGGGAGACCGTGGGGGCGCTCATGCTCGTGGGGGGGCTCGGCAACACCTCCTTCGTGGGGCTTCCCATGATAGAGGCCTACTACGGCAAGGAATTCCTGGGCATCGGTCTCATCGCCGATCAGCTGGGTTCGTTCCTGGTCCTATCCACCCTCGGCATCCTGACCGCCACAATCTATTCGTCCGGGGATGTCTCCGGCCGCCAGATCGCCCGAAAGATCCTCTATTTCCCCCCCTTCCAGGCCCTGGTACTGGCCCTCCTCCTGAAACCGGTACCGTTCCACCCTATTGCTGTAACGGTACTCCAGAAGGTAGGCGATACCCTGACCCCTCTGGCCCTGGCCTCCGTTGGGTTCCAACTGCAGCTCTCCCACATGCGGGGGGAGTTGAAGCCACTCTCTCTGGGGCTCCTCTACAAGCTGGCCCTGGGACCGGCCCTCATCACCCTCCTCTTTGTGGGAGTCATGGGGGGAAGCGGCACGGTCATGCAGGTGACCCTCTTCGAAGCGGCCATGGCCCCCATGATCTCCGCCGGGATCATCGCCGTGGACCACCGCCTCAACCCGCCCCTGGTGGCCCTAATGGTGGGGATCGGCATCCCCCTCTCCTTTCTGACGTTGCCGGTCTGGTGGTGGCTGTTGCGCGGCGTGTAGCGGCACGACTTATTTTGTCACATCTAATCGGTACCGTGGGAAATCATGCCCAAACTCACCCTCGCGGAAAAACTCGAAATACTCGCCGACGGAGCCAAGTACGACGTCTCCTGCGCCTCCAGCGGCAGCTCCCGCCGCAACAAGGGGGGCATCGGCAACGGCGCCCAGTGCGGCATCTGCCATAGCTGGACCGCCGACGGCCGCTGCGTGTCGCTCCTCAAAATCCTCCTGACCAACGCCTGCATCTACGACTGCGCCTACTGCGTGAACCGCCGCTCCAACGACACCCGCCGGGTGATCCTCACCCCCGCCGAGGTGGCGGAGCTCACCATCGGCTTCTACCGCCGCAACGCCATCGAGGGGCTCTTTCTCTCCACCGGGGTTGTGAAGGACCCGGACCACACCATGGAGCTTCTCATTGAGGCAACCCGCATCCTGCGGGAAGAGCACCGCTTCAACGGCTATATCCACGTGAAAGTGGTCCCCGGCGCCGATCTCCTGCTGGTAGAGCGGCTGGGGCGCCTGGCGGACCGGGTGAGCGTCAACATGGAGCTTCCCAGCCGGGAGAGCCTGAAGCTTCTGGCCCCGGACAAATCGCGGGAGGCCATCGTCGCGCCCATGAAACGAGTAGGTGAACTTATCGTTCAAACAAAGGAAGAGCGGAAGGTCTCCCGGAAGATCCCCCCCTTCGCCCCGGCGGGGCAGAGCACCCAGCTCATCATCGGTGCCAGCGGGGAAAGCGATTTGCAAATCGTATCGCTTGCCGCCGGACTCTACGGGCGCCTCGCCATGAAGCGGGTCTACTACTCGGCCTTCATCCCGGTTAACATCGACTCCCGCCTCCCCTCCGTCATCGGCACCCCGCCCCTGGTGCGGGAGCACCGCCTCTACCAAGCCGACTGGCTCATGCGCTACTACGGCTTCGCCGCCGGAGAACTCCTGGACGAGGAGCGCCCCAACCTGGACCTTACCCTCGACCCCAAGGCTGGATGGGCCCTGCGGAACCTCCACATCTTCCCTCTGGAGGTGAACCGGGCCCCCCTGGAACTCCTCCTGAGGGTGCCGGGGATCGGGGTCCGGTCGGCTCAGCGGATCGCCGGGGCCCGGAGGGGCGGGCATCTCTCCCTGGATGACCTGGCGCGGCTCGGGGTAGTCATGAAGCGGGCCAGGTATTTCGTCACCGCCAGGGGGCGGTTCGCAGCCGACCTTGCACCGGACGCCGCCGGGCTCCGGGCTCGGCTCACGGAACGGACCACACCCCGCCCCCGGTGGAACCAGCCATCCCTCTTCGACGCCGCAGCAGCAATCGACATCCAATCCACCATCACGGGGGAGCTGTGATCCTGCGTTATGACGGCACCTTTGCGGGCTTTCTCACCAGCGTCTCCCTGGCCCGGGAGCGGGGGTTGGAACCCGAAGCGATTGCCGACCGGGAGCCGGAGCAGCAGGGGCTCTTCGCCACCGTAGAAACGGTGGCAACCAGCCGCGACCGGGCCGACGAGCTCTACCGGCTCATCCGCCACACCCTCACTCCCGGCGCCATGCAGACCTTCCGCTACGCTTTCCAATCCTGCGAGCCCGGCCGGGAAATCCTCCTCTTCCGCTACCTCCAACTGGGTCTGGCTACGGGAGCGCAGTTTGGCGCCATGCTGGCCCACGAGGCGGTCATTCCCGTCTGGAAACTGGCCCGGGCCGTGGGACGGGAGGCCCACCGCTACAAGGGGCTCGTCCGCTTCCAGCACCTGGAGGGTGATATCTGGTACGCCGCCATGGAGCCGGATCACTGCATCCTCCCCCTCATAGCCCCCCACTTCGCGGCCCGGTTCGCCGACCAGCGCTGGATCATCCACGACCGGCGGCGGGGAGAGGCAGTCGCCTTCGATCCGCGCCACCAAAAGTGGGCCGCGACCCCCCTGGAGCTGACCGCCACTCTCCCCTGCACCGCCGGCGAGGAATTCTTCCGGGAACTCTGGCAACGCTACTTCGACCGCCTCGCCATCGCGGAGCGCCGCAATCCGAAGCTCCAGCGGCAGAACCTCCCCCTCAAGCACCGGCGGCACCTGCCGGAGTTCGAGCAATGAACGTCAATTCTCTTTTTTTGATTTTTCGGCCGATACTGGTATCCTGTTGAAGCGGCACAGAAAAACAACACATCAGAAACATCTGAAGCTTAGAACCGATAGAGCTAAAGGAGACAAGACGTGAAACCTACGAAGGAAGAACTGGCGCTTCAGGTGGACGTGGCGGAGTGGAACTGGCTGCGGGCACACCTTGAGCGGGGCGGATTGATTGTCGTTGACCGGGAGATTGACATTGCCGAGGTAGCCGAACGGATCGCCCGGGACGATACCGAAACCGTGGGCGCCTGGATCGAGACCGGCAAGCTGTCCAAGCCAAACGATGAGCAGGTCGCCACCTGGGACGCCAACGCCGGAACCAGCTTCTCCACTCTCATCATCAGCCCCTATGTTCTCATAAAGGAGCAGTGACCATGGCCGATGCCCCAAAGCCGCCCTCCTGCGCCTCCTGCAGCGCCGTTTGGCAGAAGAGCGGCACCACCAACTGCTGGAGCAGCCCCGAAAATCGCCCCGGCCGCCCGGCCAACTGCCCGTCGAAGACCGCCCCCGAAATCATCGACGAGAGCTTTGCCCAATACCGGGGCGACAGCGACGATGCCCGCCTTGCCCGCATGGCGGCGAAAGTGGAGGGACTCTGCTACCAGAAGATGCCCGGCAGCGACGCCGTGGTGGCCCGCTGGACGCGAGTTGAGGACACCATCGCCCTGGCGAAGCTCATGGGATGGGAAAAGATAGGAATCGCCACCTGCATCGGCCTCTTGGAGGAAACGAAACAACTCGCCGCCATCCTGGAGGCCCAGGGGCTGGAAGCGGCCAGCGTCTGCTGCAAATCGGGGAGCATCGACAAGCTGGAACTGGGGTTGGAGGAAAGCGACAAGGTCCGCCCCGGCACCTTCGAGCCGGCCTGCAACCCCATCGCCCAGGCGGAGATCCTGAACCGCTGCGGCACCCAGATGAACATCATCGTCGGCCTCTGCGTGGGGCACGACATGCTCTTCACCAAGTACTCGAAAGCACCGGTCACGACGCTGGTCTGCAAGGACCGGGTCACGGGCCACAACCCCGCCGCGGTCCTCTACGGGCAGAATTTCTACTTCAAGCGTTTGCAGAAAATACCGGTGGTGGTTCCGGAAGAATAAGACAATAAACAGACCACTGCCCCCCCTACCCCTTGGGGGGGGAGGCACCCCCATCTCTCCACAAGGCAAGGAGTTCATCCGGGGGCAGGGCGCGGCCGAAGAGATGCCCCTGCCCGTGATGACACCCCTCTTCCCTCAAAAAGCGGGCCTCGGCATCGGTTTCGATCCCCTCGGCAACGGCGCGCAGCCCCAGGGCGCCTGCCAGGGAAATGACGGCGCGGACGATGGCCTCCCGGCTCGGCTCGCCGGAAACGCCCGTGATAAAGGAACGGTCGATTTTGATCTTCTGTACCGGCAAACGGCGCAGGTAACTCAGGGACGAGTAGCCGGTGCCGAAATCGTCCACCGACAACTCTATCCCCATGGCCCGGAGTCCGTCGAGGCACGACAGGGTTCGATCGCTCTTCATGATGGCCGATTCGGTCACTTCCATCTCCAGGCGGCTTGAGGAGAGACCTGTCTCCGCCAGCACCCGGGAGACCACCTCCACGATATCCCCCCGCTCCAGTTGCTTCACGGAAAGGTTCACCGCCACGCTCGGCAGGCGGAACCCCTGGGAGTCCCACTCCACAACCTGCCGGCAGACGGTGCGCAGGACCCATTCGCCCAGGATGGAGATGAAACCGATATCCTCGGCGATGGGAATGAACCGCTTCGGCGACACCTTCCCCAACTCCGGGCTGTTCCAGCGCGCCAGGGCTTCCACCCCTGCCAGTTCCCCCGTTGCCAGGTCCACCTTGGGCTGGTAATGCACCTCCAGCTCACCCCGGTCAATGGAGCGGCGCAGCAGCGCCTCCAGCCGCACCCGCTCCCGGGCATACTCGCTCATCTCCGGCGCATAGAAGTGATAGTCGTTTCGTCCGTGGGTCTTGGCATAGTACATGGCCGTATCGGCGTTCTTCACCAGGGTTGTCACATCCTCGCCGTCGCCGGGGAAAAAACTTACCCCAATACTCGCTGAAACGTGAATTTCGTACCCGGAAACAGTTATGGCCCGGCTGAGGAGGGCAAGTATTTTCTCCGCCACGGCCCCTGCATAACGGGGCACTTCCACGTCGTCCAGAAGGAGGATGAACTCGTCGCCCCCGATCCGGGCCAGGGTGTCGGACTTGCGCACGTGGTCACCGAGGTAACCGGCAACCTTTTTCAGCAATTCGTCCCCCAGATCGTGACCCAGGGTATCGTTCACGTTCTTGAAATGATCCAGGTCCACAAAGAGAACCGCCAGTTGGCGGCCGTTGCGACGTGCCCGCGCGATTCCCTGATTCAGGCGGTCGTTGAACAGGAGCCGGTTGGGAAGATTCGTGAGAAGGTCATGGTGGGCCAGGAAATCGAGCCGTTCCTGGGAACGCTTGATATCGCTGATGTCGCTGAAGACCCCCACGTAATGCCTGACCTCGCCGGCTTGCCCCCTCACGACTCCGATGGTGAGCCGTTCAGGATAGATCTCGCCCCCCTTGCGCTTGTTCCAGATCTCCCCGATCCATTTACCGCTTTCCTCGAGGGATTTCCACATCCCGGCGTAAAAATCGGCTTCGTGCCGGCCCGACTTGAGCACCTGGGGGGTGAGCCCCAGAATCTCCTCCTCCCGGTAGCCGGTAACCTGGGTAAAGGCCCGGTTGACTGCGAGAATGTTGGTTTCGACATCGGTGATTATGATCCCCTCCACCGTATTGTCGAACACCTCGGCCGACAGGCGCAGCTTCTCCTCGGCCAGTTCCCGCTCGGCAATCTCCTCCTGCAACGCCCGGGTCCTCTCGACAACCCGCTGATCCAGGAGCTGGTTATCCTCCTCGATGCGGGCGAGGGAGCGCTGCAATTCCTTCCCCTGTTCCCTGATGATGAGGTCGGCCCGGCGGACAATGCCGAAGAGCAGTCCGTAGAGTATGGTCAGGACCCCTGCCACCGTTCCGACAATCCGCCACTGGGTCTGCTTCACCTGGGTAAGGAACGGGGTAACATCGGAATAGACCTCCACAACCCCCTCGATGCGGGTACTTCCCGGAGGGATAAAGGGGATATAGCTGGAAAGCACGTCCCGGGACTCAATCACGCCGTCAAAGGCGCTGAACTGGTTGCGGTGGGTGAGCTCGCTGGCCAGCAGCCCCTTGGCGGCGGCATGAATGCCCGGGTTGGTGCTCTTGTCCTCGCCGATCTGCTTCGCCTCGGTGGAAAAGACGGTTAGCCCCTGCAGAGTGTAGATCTTCACCTTGGCCACATCGGAATCACGCATGAGGTCCACCACCTCGCGACGAAGGGCCGCAACCTCGGGACCGGAAGGATCGGGGCTGCGCCCGCCGCTGCCCGCTTCCAGCAGTGGCGTGAACCGGGGCCACAACGCGTTGCCGAACACGTTGGTCAGTGCGGCGTTGCGGTCTTCGGCCATCCCCATGAGCGACTGGACCGAAAGGTGGCGGTAGACCATGCCGAGTACGGCGGCTGCAATTACGATGCAGACAAGGCTGGCGATGGAGTAGTGGCGTGTGAGGTTGAACATGCAGGGATATCCCGACAAGATTAAAATAGTATAACTATTCAAGATTACTGGAAGTCAGCTCTTTTTCTTATCGGCATGGATGGGGGGAAACTTGAATTGGCGATGAGTGTGCCGATCAATCGGGTAATGAACCGTATTAATGCATCAAAAACTAACCGATTGTTACCACATTAAATTCATTTCAAGCGGCAGGTCCGTGAAGCGCGAGCCTGGTCGAGGGGGATATCGTTCATCGTGACTCACCCAAAACTATTGAATGGCTACCGGCGCACATCTCCCTAAACGGCATCACTTCCACTCCCTCCGCCAGAGGATAGCGTTTCGTCCCCGGATAAACTACCGTCAACCGTTCGAGCTTGAGGTCCTCCATTGCAATCCGCATGGATGGGGTGAGTCGCGGGGCGTCCATCCTTTTGATCTCGACACCGATGCGG
The nucleotide sequence above comes from Geobacter benzoatilyticus. Encoded proteins:
- a CDS encoding putative DNA modification/repair radical SAM protein, with the translated sequence MPKLTLAEKLEILADGAKYDVSCASSGSSRRNKGGIGNGAQCGICHSWTADGRCVSLLKILLTNACIYDCAYCVNRRSNDTRRVILTPAEVAELTIGFYRRNAIEGLFLSTGVVKDPDHTMELLIEATRILREEHRFNGYIHVKVVPGADLLLVERLGRLADRVSVNMELPSRESLKLLAPDKSREAIVAPMKRVGELIVQTKEERKVSRKIPPFAPAGQSTQLIIGASGESDLQIVSLAAGLYGRLAMKRVYYSAFIPVNIDSRLPSVIGTPPLVREHRLYQADWLMRYYGFAAGELLDEERPNLDLTLDPKAGWALRNLHIFPLEVNRAPLELLLRVPGIGVRSAQRIAGARRGGHLSLDDLARLGVVMKRARYFVTARGRFAADLAPDAAGLRARLTERTTPRPRWNQPSLFDAAAAIDIQSTITGEL
- a CDS encoding TIGR03915 family putative DNA repair protein, giving the protein MILRYDGTFAGFLTSVSLARERGLEPEAIADREPEQQGLFATVETVATSRDRADELYRLIRHTLTPGAMQTFRYAFQSCEPGREILLFRYLQLGLATGAQFGAMLAHEAVIPVWKLARAVGREAHRYKGLVRFQHLEGDIWYAAMEPDHCILPLIAPHFAARFADQRWIIHDRRRGEAVAFDPRHQKWAATPLELTATLPCTAGEEFFRELWQRYFDRLAIAERRNPKLQRQNLPLKHRRHLPEFEQ
- a CDS encoding DUF2288 domain-containing protein: MKPTKEELALQVDVAEWNWLRAHLERGGLIVVDREIDIAEVAERIARDDTETVGAWIETGKLSKPNDEQVATWDANAGTSFSTLIISPYVLIKEQ
- a CDS encoding DUF1847 domain-containing protein; this translates as MADAPKPPSCASCSAVWQKSGTTNCWSSPENRPGRPANCPSKTAPEIIDESFAQYRGDSDDARLARMAAKVEGLCYQKMPGSDAVVARWTRVEDTIALAKLMGWEKIGIATCIGLLEETKQLAAILEAQGLEAASVCCKSGSIDKLELGLEESDKVRPGTFEPACNPIAQAEILNRCGTQMNIIVGLCVGHDMLFTKYSKAPVTTLVCKDRVTGHNPAAVLYGQNFYFKRLQKIPVVVPEE
- a CDS encoding putative bifunctional diguanylate cyclase/phosphodiesterase, which codes for MFNLTRHYSIASLVCIVIAAAVLGMVYRHLSVQSLMGMAEDRNAALTNVFGNALWPRFTPLLEAGSGGRSPDPSGPEVAALRREVVDLMRDSDVAKVKIYTLQGLTVFSTEAKQIGEDKSTNPGIHAAAKGLLASELTHRNQFSAFDGVIESRDVLSSYIPFIPPGSTRIEGVVEVYSDVTPFLTQVKQTQWRIVGTVAGVLTILYGLLFGIVRRADLIIREQGKELQRSLARIEEDNQLLDQRVVERTRALQEEIAERELAEEKLRLSAEVFDNTVEGIIITDVETNILAVNRAFTQVTGYREEEILGLTPQVLKSGRHEADFYAGMWKSLEESGKWIGEIWNKRKGGEIYPERLTIGVVRGQAGEVRHYVGVFSDISDIKRSQERLDFLAHHDLLTNLPNRLLFNDRLNQGIARARRNGRQLAVLFVDLDHFKNVNDTLGHDLGDELLKKVAGYLGDHVRKSDTLARIGGDEFILLLDDVEVPRYAGAVAEKILALLSRAITVSGYEIHVSASIGVSFFPGDGEDVTTLVKNADTAMYYAKTHGRNDYHFYAPEMSEYARERVRLEALLRRSIDRGELEVHYQPKVDLATGELAGVEALARWNSPELGKVSPKRFIPIAEDIGFISILGEWVLRTVCRQVVEWDSQGFRLPSVAVNLSVKQLERGDIVEVVSRVLAETGLSSSRLEMEVTESAIMKSDRTLSCLDGLRAMGIELSVDDFGTGYSSLSYLRRLPVQKIKIDRSFITGVSGEPSREAIVRAVISLAGALGLRAVAEGIETDAEARFLREEGCHHGQGHLFGRALPPDELLALWRDGGASPPKG